One window of the Leishmania panamensis strain MHOM/PA/94/PSC-1 chromosome 8 sequence genome contains the following:
- a CDS encoding hypothetical protein (TriTrypDB/GeneDB-style sysID: LpmP.08.0620), with the protein MEGARQCGATRLPKRLLAALFAVTVLLEALDDTLPVAQAVVETPAPTPYVRRTYEAKVSFFTKYWWVGFIMMFVAFLLVVGALYVAVQFHFKESEQRDRRKELEMNRFSIVNCRGGEEVGGHEADQQGRSGQSLRNNPLRSR; encoded by the coding sequence ATGGAAGGCGCTCGTCAATGTGGAGCAACGCGGCTGCCAAAGCGGCTTCTCGCCGCGCTCTTCGCTGTTACAGTGCTCTTGGAAGCGCTCGACGACACACTGCCGGTTGCCCAGGCAGTCGTCGAAACACCCGCGCCGACCCCGTACGTTCGTCGCACCTACGAGGCGAAGGTATCCTTCTTTACCAAGTACTGGTGGGTCGGCTTTATCATGATGTTTGTTGCCTTCCTGCTTGTTGTGGGGGCGCTCTACGTCGCAGTGCAGTTCCACTTCAAAGAGTCTGAGCAGCGTGATCGCCGGAAGGAACTGGAGATGAATCGATTCAGTATTGTGAACtgcagaggcggagaagaggtagGGGGCCATGAAGCGGATCAGCAGGGTCGAAGCGGGCAGTCGTTGCGCAACAACCCTCTTCGTAGTCGTTGA